In Prevotella sp. oral taxon 475, one DNA window encodes the following:
- a CDS encoding cupin domain-containing protein — translation MDQKIEKATVLRPNDVIDYADGGIVSKEFAHSQAGSITFFAFDEGQGLSEHSAPFDATVQVIDGEAEVRIDGVAHTVKAGEMIIMPANHPHALHAHQRFKMILTMIRG, via the coding sequence ATGGACCAGAAAATTGAGAAAGCCACAGTGCTTCGACCGAACGATGTGATTGATTATGCCGACGGCGGCATCGTTAGTAAAGAGTTTGCACATAGCCAAGCAGGCAGCATCACGTTCTTTGCCTTCGACGAAGGTCAAGGCCTGAGCGAGCATTCCGCCCCTTTCGATGCCACCGTACAGGTGATCGACGGTGAGGCCGAAGTGCGAATCGACGGCGTGGCACATACCGTTAAAGCGGGCGAGATGATTATCATGCCTGCCAACCACCCCCATGCGTTGCACGCTCACCAGCGTTTCAAGATGATCCTCACCATGATCAGAGGATAG
- a CDS encoding PASTA domain-containing protein: protein MKSSEFFGKFASKYLWGNLLAMAAVVLLLCVGLKIGLDMYTHHGEAIVIPDVRHKLFADAERILADRGLRIEVTDTGYVKTLPPDCILEQSPPAGDKVKSGHVIYVIVNSAKTPTITLPDIIDNSSLREAMAKLTAMGFKVGTPQFVTGEKDWVYGIVVNGRHRVAGDRIPVDAVVIILVGNGSRSASDSTIDYVDPAEAGKEEMEGEGEVDEFDVVPPTETPTRPDHRNPPTTP from the coding sequence ATGAAGTCGTCTGAATTTTTCGGGAAATTCGCCAGCAAATACTTGTGGGGAAATCTCCTCGCAATGGCTGCGGTGGTGCTATTGCTATGCGTCGGGCTAAAAATTGGTCTCGATATGTACACCCATCACGGCGAAGCAATTGTCATTCCCGATGTCAGACACAAGCTGTTTGCCGACGCTGAGCGGATTTTAGCCGACCGAGGACTTCGGATCGAAGTGACCGACACAGGCTACGTCAAGACGCTTCCGCCCGATTGCATCCTCGAACAGTCGCCTCCGGCGGGCGATAAGGTGAAGTCGGGACATGTGATTTATGTCATTGTCAACTCCGCTAAGACACCCACCATCACCCTTCCCGACATCATTGACAACAGTTCGCTGCGCGAAGCTATGGCCAAACTCACGGCAATGGGCTTCAAAGTGGGCACACCACAGTTTGTAACAGGCGAGAAAGACTGGGTCTATGGCATCGTGGTGAACGGTCGACATCGCGTGGCCGGCGACCGAATTCCCGTTGATGCAGTAGTCATCATCTTAGTGGGCAATGGCTCAAGGTCGGCTTCCGATTCTACCATCGACTACGTAGACCCCGCAGAAGCAGGGAAAGAGGAGATGGAAGGCGAAGGAGAGGTGGACGAATTCGATGTTGTTCCACCTACAGAAACACCCACTCGGCCCGACCATCGCAACCCTCCCACCACGCCTTAG
- a CDS encoding RluA family pseudouridine synthase has translation MAEYIEEIEEQDDETGLLYEHLRIVVDRGQEPMRIDRFMTERLQHSSRNRIQKAAEAGFVQVNGRSVKSNYKIRPEDIITLMLDRPRHDNTIAAEDIPLDVVYEDNDLMVVDKPAGMVVHPGAGNFHGTLINAVAWHLKDFPSFDANDPEVGLVHRIDKDTSGLLVVAKTAEAKRKLGLQFFNKTTHRSYNALVWANFTEDEGRIEGNIGRDPKDRLRMTVFPANSEVGKPAVTHYRVLERFGYVTFLECILETGRTHQIRAHMKHIGHPMFGDERYGGTEILRGERSSSYKAYIHNCFKLCPRQALHARTLGFVHPSTGRQMDFTSPMPQDMELLLDKWRSYIKGIG, from the coding sequence ATGGCTGAATATATAGAGGAAATCGAAGAACAGGACGACGAGACGGGGCTGCTTTACGAGCATCTGCGCATCGTTGTAGACCGGGGACAGGAGCCCATGCGCATCGATCGTTTCATGACCGAACGACTGCAACACAGCAGTCGCAACCGCATTCAGAAGGCTGCAGAGGCCGGTTTCGTGCAGGTGAACGGTCGGTCGGTGAAGAGCAACTACAAGATTCGTCCTGAAGACATCATCACCTTAATGCTCGATCGGCCGCGACACGACAACACCATCGCGGCAGAAGACATCCCGCTCGACGTGGTTTACGAAGACAATGATCTCATGGTGGTCGACAAACCGGCGGGAATGGTGGTGCATCCGGGGGCCGGAAACTTTCATGGCACCCTCATCAATGCCGTGGCTTGGCATCTGAAAGACTTTCCCTCGTTCGACGCTAACGACCCTGAAGTGGGCCTGGTTCACCGCATCGACAAAGACACCAGCGGACTCTTGGTTGTCGCCAAGACAGCTGAGGCCAAGCGAAAACTGGGTTTGCAGTTCTTCAACAAAACCACTCACCGCAGCTATAACGCTTTGGTGTGGGCCAATTTCACAGAAGACGAGGGGCGTATTGAGGGCAACATCGGGCGCGACCCTAAGGATCGGCTGCGCATGACGGTGTTTCCGGCAAACTCGGAGGTGGGCAAACCCGCTGTCACACATTACCGGGTGCTGGAGCGTTTCGGCTATGTCACTTTCTTAGAGTGCATCCTCGAGACGGGTCGAACTCATCAAATACGCGCTCACATGAAGCATATCGGGCACCCGATGTTCGGCGACGAGCGATACGGAGGCACCGAAATCCTACGCGGCGAACGTTCTTCCAGTTACAAAGCCTATATTCACAACTGCTTCAAGCTATGTCCCCGGCAGGCACTTCACGCCCGAACATTGGGCTTTGTGCACCCTTCCACGGGCCGACAGATGGATTTTACCTCACCCATGCCTCAGGATATGGAGCTGCTTCTTGACAAATGGCGCAGTTATATAAAAGGCATCGGCTGA
- a CDS encoding D-alanine--D-alanine ligase, with protein MKDLKRNIAIVCGGDSSEYNVSLRSAHGLYSFFDKQRYNVYIVDVKGMDWHVDLGNGQTARIDKNNFSFMQADEVIFFDYAYITIHGTPGENGIMQGYFELIHMPYSTSGVLVEAMTFDKYVLNNYLRGFGVNVAKHLLVCRGEESNIDEARIEREIGMPCFVKPASDGSSFGVSKVKNIDQLAPALRVALMEGSEALIESFLDGTEISVGCYKTKQKTVVFPATEVVSHNEFFDYDAKYNGQVEEITPARIAPETARRVAEETSRIYDILRCNGIIRIDYILSKEPDGTDKINMIEVNTTPGMTPTSFIPQQVRAAGLDIKDVLTDIVENQF; from the coding sequence ATGAAGGATTTGAAGAGAAACATCGCCATCGTTTGTGGCGGAGACTCGTCTGAATACAACGTTTCGCTGCGTTCGGCGCACGGGCTTTATTCTTTTTTCGACAAGCAACGCTATAACGTTTACATTGTCGACGTCAAGGGAATGGACTGGCATGTAGACTTAGGCAACGGTCAAACGGCGCGCATCGACAAGAACAACTTCTCCTTTATGCAAGCCGACGAGGTGATTTTCTTCGATTATGCCTACATCACCATTCACGGAACGCCGGGCGAAAACGGTATCATGCAGGGCTATTTCGAGCTCATCCATATGCCCTATTCCACCAGTGGCGTGCTGGTAGAGGCGATGACGTTCGACAAATATGTGCTCAACAACTATCTTCGGGGCTTCGGTGTGAACGTGGCTAAGCACCTATTGGTATGTCGTGGAGAAGAAAGCAATATCGACGAGGCCCGCATTGAACGAGAGATCGGCATGCCTTGCTTTGTGAAACCCGCGTCGGACGGCTCGAGTTTCGGGGTCTCAAAGGTAAAAAACATAGACCAATTGGCACCAGCTCTTCGTGTAGCATTGATGGAAGGCAGTGAGGCTCTGATCGAATCGTTCCTCGATGGCACGGAGATCTCTGTGGGATGCTATAAGACAAAGCAAAAAACGGTGGTCTTCCCAGCCACAGAAGTAGTGAGTCACAACGAGTTTTTCGACTACGATGCCAAGTATAACGGACAGGTAGAAGAGATTACTCCCGCACGAATTGCTCCCGAAACGGCCCGTCGTGTGGCAGAGGAAACGTCGCGAATCTACGACATCCTGCGTTGCAACGGCATTATTCGCATCGACTATATCCTCTCAAAAGAACCCGACGGGACGGATAAAATCAACATGATCGAGGTGAATACAACGCCTGGAATGACGCCAACAAGTTTCATTCCACAGCAAGTTCGCGCCGCAGGCTTGGACATAAAAGATGTGCTCACCGATATTGTGGAGAATCAGTTTTAA
- a CDS encoding 1-acyl-sn-glycerol-3-phosphate acyltransferase — protein sequence MPSLTHPSSFDSIRPFEPNELPEAFERLLADAQFRSAMAYVFPDIPFPSFAEKLRSCRTSMDVQKTFAYPFLAHLLETASKGGSMDSTAIDPSRRYTFVSNHRDIVLDSAFLAKFLIDNGFSTTCEIAIGDNLLSLPWVKDLVRVNKSFVVERHLPVRQMLEASKRLSAYMHYAISKKNENVWIAQREGRAKDSDDHTQQAVLKMMALEGEGDVIDRLKELHIVPLAISYEFDPCDYLKAQEMQLKRDVPGFKKSAQDDVVSMQTGILGYKGYVHYQCAPCLDGFLDTLDRNTPKADLFGIIARRIDREIFLNYRFYPNNFIACDLLADSHQLEHHYTPQDRSTFEQYVEDQLSKIDLPEKDEPFLRRCLLEMYANPYKNHLSAK from the coding sequence ATGCCGTCACTAACCCACCCTTCTTCCTTCGATTCCATCCGTCCATTCGAGCCCAACGAGCTGCCCGAAGCTTTCGAACGACTCCTGGCCGATGCCCAATTCAGGTCGGCCATGGCCTATGTTTTCCCCGACATCCCTTTCCCTTCGTTTGCCGAAAAGCTGCGTTCCTGTCGCACAAGCATGGATGTACAGAAAACGTTTGCCTATCCCTTTCTCGCCCATCTTTTAGAAACCGCGAGCAAAGGTGGCAGTATGGACAGCACCGCCATCGACCCATCGCGTCGCTACACCTTTGTGAGCAATCATCGCGACATTGTGCTCGATTCGGCTTTCCTGGCCAAATTCCTCATTGACAACGGCTTTTCCACCACCTGCGAGATCGCCATCGGCGACAATCTGCTCTCCCTGCCGTGGGTGAAAGACCTCGTTAGGGTGAACAAATCGTTCGTCGTGGAGCGTCATCTGCCCGTCAGACAGATGCTCGAAGCCAGCAAACGCCTCTCGGCCTACATGCACTATGCCATCAGCAAGAAGAATGAAAACGTGTGGATTGCCCAGCGAGAAGGCCGGGCAAAAGACTCGGACGACCACACCCAGCAGGCCGTTCTCAAGATGATGGCCCTGGAAGGAGAAGGAGATGTGATAGATCGGCTGAAGGAACTTCACATCGTTCCGCTGGCCATCTCTTATGAGTTCGACCCCTGCGACTACCTCAAGGCGCAGGAGATGCAACTCAAACGCGATGTGCCCGGCTTCAAAAAAAGTGCGCAAGATGATGTTGTAAGCATGCAGACAGGCATCCTCGGCTATAAAGGATATGTGCATTATCAATGCGCTCCCTGTCTGGACGGCTTCCTCGACACGCTCGATCGCAACACGCCCAAGGCCGATTTGTTCGGCATCATCGCTCGTCGCATCGACCGGGAAATCTTTCTCAACTACCGATTCTACCCCAACAACTTCATCGCTTGCGACCTCTTGGCAGACTCCCATCAGTTGGAGCACCACTATACACCGCAAGACCGGTCTACTTTCGAGCAGTATGTGGAAGACCAACTCTCCAAAATCGACCTTCCAGAGAAAGACGAACCCTTCTTGCGTCGGTGCCTGTTAGAGATGTATGCCAACCCTTATAAAAACCATCTGTCGGCAAAATGA
- a CDS encoding NigD-like C-terminal domain-containing protein, producing MSAKILLLVASSLFCACEHDTYEWGDGRYSHLTARFTEVHTTAHSLLDYAVSDEGDTLRFVQKRQMAGLAVADTAYRALLYYNPSGAMVRLVNLSLVPVVKPVADETALSDPLTFESAWIGKNKKYLNISFYVKTGQSGLSDKRQQIGVVLDSVVTAPNGHPTVYLRLSHSQNGVPEYYSVHGYLSIPLKTLPAGATIRLRVVDYRGVKVKQLKTTH from the coding sequence GTGTCCGCAAAAATACTTCTGCTGGTAGCCAGCTCTCTGTTTTGCGCCTGCGAACACGACACCTACGAGTGGGGAGACGGCCGGTATTCGCATCTCACGGCTCGTTTTACCGAGGTGCATACCACAGCCCATTCCCTTTTAGACTATGCCGTGAGCGATGAGGGAGACACCCTTCGGTTTGTCCAAAAGAGGCAGATGGCGGGCCTTGCCGTAGCCGATACTGCCTACAGAGCCCTGCTTTATTACAACCCCAGCGGAGCGATGGTCCGACTGGTGAACCTCTCTCTTGTGCCCGTAGTGAAGCCTGTGGCAGACGAGACAGCCCTTTCCGACCCACTGACGTTTGAAAGTGCGTGGATCGGAAAGAATAAAAAATACTTGAATATCAGCTTTTATGTCAAAACCGGACAGAGCGGACTTTCAGACAAACGGCAGCAGATAGGTGTGGTATTGGATTCGGTTGTCACCGCGCCCAACGGCCATCCCACAGTCTACTTGCGTCTGTCGCACAGCCAAAACGGCGTACCCGAATATTATTCCGTGCATGGCTATCTCAGCATTCCCCTCAAAACGTTGCCTGCCGGTGCCACCATTCGCCTGCGCGTGGTCGATTATCGGGGTGTGAAAGTCAAACAGTTGAAAACCACTCACTAA
- the dinB gene encoding DNA polymerase IV → MQKAKERKIIHIDMDAFYASVEQRDHPELRGIPVGVGRDVCRGVLTTASYEARRFGVHSAMPVVKAKKLCPELVLVSPDFDKYKAVSQQVHAIFHDYTDVVEPLSLDEAFLDVTENKPGIALAVDIAREIRQRIHDELHLTASAGVSYNKFLAKVASDFRKPNGLTVIHPDRAFDFISNLPITDFWGVGHKTAYTMHHMGIFIGQDLRRYSLLRLTQVFGKMGAVYHQFARGIDLRPVVATSIRKSVGCERTFMEDTNRAGRLLDELRLLVLELSGRLARKGFKGRTLTLKVKFHNFIQITRSITKAYDLCTEAELLPLAERLLEEVDYAEHPVRLLGLTVSNRHEEEENPARRWVELELPFKEEEGMEERKDGPSAP, encoded by the coding sequence ATGCAAAAAGCAAAGGAAAGAAAGATTATACACATCGATATGGATGCTTTCTACGCCTCGGTAGAGCAACGTGATCATCCCGAACTTCGCGGAATACCCGTCGGAGTGGGTCGAGACGTGTGTAGAGGCGTACTGACCACGGCCAGTTACGAGGCCCGACGGTTCGGCGTACACTCGGCAATGCCCGTTGTCAAAGCCAAGAAGCTGTGCCCCGAACTGGTGCTTGTGTCGCCCGATTTCGACAAATATAAGGCCGTTTCACAGCAGGTGCACGCCATTTTTCACGATTATACCGATGTGGTAGAACCGCTTTCGCTCGACGAAGCCTTTCTCGATGTCACCGAAAACAAACCGGGCATCGCTCTGGCAGTGGACATTGCCCGTGAGATCAGGCAGCGCATTCACGACGAATTGCATCTCACGGCCTCAGCAGGTGTCTCTTACAACAAATTCTTGGCCAAGGTGGCATCCGATTTTCGCAAACCCAACGGACTCACCGTGATACATCCCGACCGTGCGTTCGACTTCATTTCCAACCTCCCCATCACCGATTTTTGGGGCGTAGGGCATAAAACAGCCTACACCATGCACCACATGGGCATCTTCATTGGGCAAGACCTGCGCCGATATTCGCTACTGCGGCTCACGCAGGTGTTTGGGAAAATGGGAGCCGTATACCATCAATTCGCCCGCGGCATCGACCTCCGTCCCGTCGTGGCAACGAGCATACGGAAGTCGGTGGGGTGCGAACGCACGTTTATGGAAGACACCAATCGCGCAGGAAGACTGCTCGACGAACTTCGGCTCCTTGTGCTCGAACTGTCCGGACGTTTAGCCCGGAAAGGTTTTAAAGGCAGAACGCTGACGCTGAAAGTGAAGTTCCACAATTTCATCCAGATCACTCGCAGCATCACAAAAGCCTACGACCTCTGCACCGAAGCAGAACTTCTGCCGCTGGCAGAAAGACTTCTTGAAGAAGTGGATTATGCCGAACACCCTGTCAGACTGCTCGGATTGACCGTCTCCAACAGGCACGAGGAAGAGGAGAATCCCGCCCGAAGGTGGGTGGAACTGGAGCTACCGTTTAAAGAAGAGGAAGGGATGGAAGAGAGAAAAGACGGACCGTCGGCACCTTAA
- the tyrS gene encoding tyrosine--tRNA ligase, translating to MNKNFVEELKWRGMLAQIMPGTEEFLQKEMATAYLGTDPTADSLHIGHLCGIMMLRHLQHCGHKPIILVGGATGMIGDPSGKSQERNLLDAETLYHNQECIKAQVAKFLNFDGTEPNAAEMVNNYDWMKDFSFLDFARTVGKHITVNYMMAKDSVQKRLNGEARDGLSFTEFTYQLLQGYDFLHLYRTKNCQLQLGGNDQWGNMTTGTELIRRTLGNQVEAYALTCPLITKADGNKFGKTESGNIWLDPKRTSPYTFYQFWLNVSDDDAERYIKIFTSLDRTTIDTLISEHRQDPGQRVLQKRLAEEVTAMVHSCAALEGAKEASNILFGKATKENLLKLDEQTLLDVFEGVPHYTLSADALGLPAIDLFTQTDVHIFPSKGEMRKLVQGGGVSLNKEKLTAADRPVTSADLIAGKYLLVQRGKKNYSLITVK from the coding sequence ATGAACAAAAATTTCGTCGAAGAACTGAAATGGCGCGGCATGTTAGCCCAGATTATGCCCGGAACTGAAGAGTTTCTACAGAAAGAAATGGCCACAGCCTACCTCGGAACCGATCCCACTGCCGACTCTTTGCACATCGGACATCTCTGTGGTATTATGATGCTTCGCCATCTACAGCATTGCGGACACAAACCGATTATCCTCGTAGGAGGTGCTACCGGCATGATAGGAGACCCTTCTGGAAAGAGCCAAGAGCGAAATCTTTTGGATGCCGAGACCCTCTATCACAATCAGGAATGCATCAAAGCACAGGTCGCAAAGTTCCTTAACTTCGACGGAACGGAGCCCAATGCCGCCGAGATGGTGAACAATTACGATTGGATGAAAGACTTCTCCTTCCTTGATTTCGCCCGAACCGTAGGCAAACACATCACCGTCAACTATATGATGGCTAAGGACAGCGTGCAGAAACGCTTGAACGGCGAAGCCCGAGACGGCCTTTCTTTCACCGAATTTACCTATCAACTGCTGCAAGGTTACGACTTTTTGCACCTCTATCGAACCAAGAATTGCCAACTGCAATTAGGCGGAAACGATCAGTGGGGCAACATGACTACTGGCACAGAGCTCATTCGTCGCACCCTGGGCAATCAGGTTGAGGCCTACGCACTCACGTGTCCGCTCATCACAAAGGCCGACGGAAACAAATTCGGTAAGACCGAAAGTGGCAACATTTGGCTGGATCCCAAGCGCACATCGCCCTATACTTTCTATCAATTTTGGCTCAATGTGAGCGACGACGATGCCGAACGCTACATCAAAATCTTTACTTCGCTCGACCGAACCACCATCGACACCCTTATTTCGGAGCACCGTCAAGACCCTGGTCAACGTGTTCTTCAGAAACGTCTTGCCGAAGAAGTCACTGCAATGGTTCATTCCTGCGCCGCCCTTGAGGGAGCGAAAGAGGCCAGCAATATCCTCTTTGGCAAGGCCACAAAAGAAAATCTCCTCAAACTGGACGAGCAAACGTTGCTCGATGTTTTCGAAGGTGTGCCCCATTACACCCTTTCGGCTGATGCCTTGGGCCTTCCAGCCATAGACCTTTTCACGCAAACCGACGTTCATATCTTCCCCAGTAAGGGAGAGATGCGTAAGCTGGTGCAAGGCGGCGGCGTGTCACTCAACAAGGAAAAGCTCACTGCCGCCGACCGTCCTGTCACCTCTGCCGACCTCATTGCCGGCAAATACCTCCTTGTACAGCGCGGCAAGAAGAACTATTCGCTCATCACCGTCAAGTAA
- the yidD gene encoding membrane protein insertion efficiency factor YidD has translation MTSFRSLFQLFRTAVVWIFILPIRLYQVAISPYTPPSCRFIPSCSEYARQAIAKHGPLKGSALALWRILRCHPWGGSGYDPVP, from the coding sequence ATGACCTCCTTTCGCTCTCTCTTTCAGTTGTTTCGGACTGCCGTAGTTTGGATTTTCATTCTTCCGATACGTCTCTATCAAGTGGCTATCTCGCCCTACACACCTCCCTCTTGCCGCTTTATCCCGTCGTGTTCGGAGTATGCCCGACAGGCCATTGCTAAGCACGGACCTCTCAAAGGTTCGGCCCTTGCCCTCTGGCGGATCCTAAGATGCCATCCATGGGGAGGCAGTGGATACGATCCTGTGCCCTAA
- a CDS encoding ribonuclease P protein component yields MPTALAPQTLKKEERICSKKLIETLFDSNERRSLAAFPLRAVWLLQKQKEGKKTPFAPVEILISVSKRRLRHAVDRNRTKRQVREAYRKHKHILWKCVPEGHKAVLGFLWLDGRLHDSCEVENRVVNLLRRISEKL; encoded by the coding sequence ATGCCCACTGCATTAGCACCTCAAACACTGAAGAAAGAAGAGCGGATATGCAGCAAAAAACTCATAGAGACGCTCTTTGACAGCAACGAACGGCGGTCGTTGGCTGCCTTTCCGTTAAGAGCTGTTTGGCTTTTGCAGAAGCAGAAAGAGGGAAAGAAGACGCCATTCGCTCCCGTAGAGATTCTGATTAGCGTGTCGAAACGCAGACTGAGACATGCCGTTGACCGCAATAGAACGAAGCGACAGGTGCGCGAAGCCTACCGAAAACACAAACACATCCTTTGGAAATGCGTGCCGGAAGGGCACAAAGCCGTGCTGGGATTTCTGTGGTTGGACGGTCGGTTGCATGATAGTTGCGAGGTAGAAAACCGAGTTGTCAACCTGTTAAGACGCATCAGCGAAAAACTATGA
- a CDS encoding uroporphyrinogen-III synthase encodes MVKKILISQPRPTSDKSPYFEIEREYGVSLVFRPFVQVEGITSKEFRQQKVSIPNYTAIVFTSRHAIDHFFKLAKELRVTIPETLKYFCVTETIALYIQKYVQYRKRKVFFGTTGKMEDLLPTMAKHKQEKYLVPMSDNHTDDIANLLNTKKLHHTECVMYRTITNDFTPDEIKNFDYDMLIFVSPTGVKSFVKDFPNFEQGDVRIGTFGPATSKAITDEGLRLDFQAPSKEYPSMSSALKAYLEKLK; translated from the coding sequence ATGGTAAAAAAGATACTGATATCTCAGCCCCGACCAACGAGCGACAAGTCGCCATATTTTGAGATAGAGAGAGAATATGGAGTGAGTTTGGTGTTCCGTCCATTCGTCCAAGTGGAAGGAATCACATCCAAAGAGTTTCGCCAACAGAAAGTAAGTATCCCCAACTATACCGCCATCGTCTTTACATCCCGCCATGCCATCGACCACTTTTTCAAGCTGGCAAAAGAGCTACGCGTGACGATTCCCGAGACGTTGAAGTATTTCTGCGTGACTGAAACCATCGCTCTCTATATTCAAAAATACGTTCAGTACCGCAAAAGAAAGGTGTTTTTCGGCACAACCGGTAAGATGGAGGATCTCCTTCCCACAATGGCGAAACACAAACAAGAGAAGTATCTCGTGCCGATGAGCGACAATCACACCGACGATATTGCTAATCTGCTCAACACAAAGAAGCTGCATCACACCGAATGCGTGATGTATCGCACCATCACCAACGACTTTACCCCCGACGAAATCAAGAATTTCGACTACGATATGCTTATCTTTGTGAGTCCCACAGGCGTGAAATCGTTTGTGAAAGACTTTCCCAACTTTGAGCAAGGCGACGTCCGTATCGGTACGTTTGGCCCGGCAACATCTAAAGCAATCACCGATGAGGGTTTGCGACTCGACTTCCAAGCCCCATCCAAAGAATATCCTTCGATGTCGAGCGCCCTGAAAGCGTATCTCGAAAAACTGAAGTAA
- a CDS encoding DUF4271 domain-containing protein → MTYSDSTRVAFHLSDSAQTTKTNHQGQPTPREILSWLPRDATPEQQDSAIQAHIQPAEIRWSNRPDTLHLPGHPVGKSYRDARLPLYYQETFFSGDSLLHPELPGGRPGVAGDPVPYTIAGDDLLTGLLLSCFILGCISFAQSRGFIVRQLKNFFHVRNSGTSEIAETTSEIRFQVFLCVQTCLLFSILYFFYMRTFQGDTFILEQYKIIGIVASLLAAYLLVKAICYGMVNWVFFDKKSNGEWFKSFLFIVSSEGVLLLPLVMLQTYFHLTTESSVLYTTIVILLVKLLSFYKQYLIFFRRKGAFLQNILYFCALEIVPLFALWGVLTIAANYLKINF, encoded by the coding sequence ATGACTTATTCAGACTCGACGCGCGTTGCCTTTCATCTCTCGGACAGCGCACAGACGACAAAAACAAACCATCAAGGGCAGCCAACACCTCGTGAAATATTGAGTTGGCTGCCCCGTGATGCCACGCCCGAACAACAAGACTCTGCCATTCAGGCACACATCCAACCCGCAGAAATCCGTTGGAGCAACCGTCCCGATACGCTACATCTGCCCGGTCATCCCGTGGGAAAGAGCTATCGCGATGCCCGTTTGCCACTGTATTATCAAGAGACGTTCTTCTCGGGCGATTCGCTTCTTCACCCCGAGCTGCCCGGTGGACGACCCGGCGTGGCCGGAGACCCCGTTCCTTACACCATCGCCGGCGACGATTTGCTCACCGGTTTGTTGTTGAGCTGCTTTATTTTGGGCTGTATCTCGTTCGCACAGTCGCGCGGATTCATCGTCAGACAGCTCAAAAACTTCTTTCATGTGCGTAATTCCGGAACATCCGAAATAGCCGAGACCACGAGCGAAATACGCTTCCAGGTGTTCCTCTGTGTACAAACTTGCTTGCTCTTCTCTATTCTCTACTTCTTCTATATGCGTACCTTTCAGGGAGATACGTTCATCCTTGAACAGTATAAAATTATAGGAATCGTCGCCTCGTTGCTGGCTGCCTATCTCTTGGTGAAGGCTATTTGCTATGGAATGGTCAACTGGGTGTTCTTCGATAAGAAAAGTAATGGCGAGTGGTTCAAGTCCTTTCTCTTTATCGTCTCTTCCGAAGGAGTGCTCCTTCTCCCGTTGGTGATGCTGCAAACCTATTTTCATCTTACCACCGAAAGTAGTGTGCTCTACACTACAATTGTCATCCTGTTGGTCAAGTTGTTGTCTTTCTATAAGCAATACCTCATCTTTTTCCGCAGAAAGGGGGCTTTTCTGCAAAATATTTTGTACTTTTGCGCACTCGAAATTGTGCCTTTGTTTGCCCTGTGGGGCGTATTGACAATTGCTGCCAATTATTTGAAAATTAATTTTTAG